Below is a window of Colletes latitarsis isolate SP2378_abdomen chromosome 5, iyColLati1, whole genome shotgun sequence DNA.
AACGATGTCTTGTAAATAAACGTATGCGTCGAAAATGGACCAAGGACCTAAATAGTGCAGCTCGTGTAAAATTGATATCCCGATCTCGCTATCACGTAGACGAGCTCGGCTGGTAGGATCGTTAAGTAAAGCTACAATTTATCCTAACGTTGTTCAAAGCGGCGTAAATGCATCCTTGACGCAGCCAGGTAGTCCCGGTGCAAAGAATCGTCGCGAAGATCGACCATTGCTTCGACTTACTGCCTTGAAGAGCATCGAGAGATTAATTATCGTTCGAGACGATACGTAGACGATTGGCTGATCCGAATTAGAAACGAAGCAACGTTTTGGGCAGGCAACATACATCGACGTAACCATTTTGCATTCGTTCGTAAAGGATtcacaaaattataatttttggttaattGCTCTATACGAAGGTGGAATCGTCCTTTTGTTCTTTGAAATCAATGAATCcagaaattattttcttgtGTTTTGAAGGAACCCTacggtaatatttttttatttcatagagTCACGAAACAGAGTTTAACATCGAACGATGCACATTCTGGACAATTGCATTCGATTTAGACGGTCGATTTTAATCAAGCACTGGAATTTTCGAACACCAATCTAGCGCTTAAACAATATCGACACAACTCTAAGCTAGAGTCGACAGCCGTCAAAAACTTGTTTAAGCCCTCATGTCGACTGCAATCGACAGCTTTTAATTGAATCTAGCTCCGCGCACCTACTCAACGAGCGTTCACCgttaacgaatacaaatttttcgtACAGTAATTCACAATTTCATTTTGAACGTTCTTTATGAAACCGGTTCGAGAACAATTCATATGCGATCAATAGTGTAACGAAATATTCAAGAAAAATTAGACGCATTTCATTAGGCCAAGTGAGGGCCACCTCCCTTGTTCATTGTAAAAAGACATTAATGAAAAATGCACTGCCAATCAACAGAAAAATGACCTTATCCAAAATTCTGTTCATTCGGTCCACAGAAgatgtaatttctaataataaaacTATTGCAAATGCACTTCGTCGGATCAAGCGAGGGTCGTAGATGTCGTCCATTGTAAAAAGACACTGAAAAAGCAGCAGAGAAATCTTCACCTTAAAAAATCTGTTCATTTGGTTCACGAAAGGTTTCTTATATTGAAAAATTAGAAACGAATTTCATCGGGTCGAATCAAGATCGTCCATATCGTCCATTGTAAAAATACATTAAAGACAAAAATtcggcattatcatctaagagaGAAACCTTCACTGCCAAAAATTTGTTCCTTCGGTTCACGAAAGACGTAATTTCTAATGTTGAAAGATTAGAAGCATACTTGCGTCGGGTTAAGCGAAGGTCGTCCATGTCGTCCATTGTAAAAAGACATTAAGCTAACAATCGACGCCAAATATGTACAGAAGCCTTCCCTTCCACGAAGAGTATGTTCGACAAGCTTCGCAAGAGACGTCTCGAGGGATTCGAAATCCTCCAAAAATGAATATTTGATCAAAGCCAAAACAGTGTTCACAGAGAATAGTAGATATTGTTCGAGGCAGAGGCTTCTTTCTCGCGACGATCGCTGCACCCTGGATCCTGGATCGTCCTCGGTGCTCCAGTCCGGAGACAGAGCGAATCCATGCGAGAGCAATTTATTCTAATGACAGTCCTCGATCCCcttttatatatatacatacatactttAAGAAGATTCCACCACAGCCGCGCGGTATTATTTTTCTGTATCCCTGTATCTATAACGAGTGATATAAGCATTAAACGATGGACTTAAGGGTTACGAGTAATACGACTGTACTATTAACGATTATTATGATTACTTCGCCAGTTTTGTTTCCATCTAGTAATCGGTAAGGTTTTCGATTACGATTATTATTACTGATCATAAACGATGCATTGTAATTGTCGCTGTTATATACAATACATACATACGTGCGTATAGGCATACGGTATGTGCACGCGTGCAGACGCGCGCATGCGCGCGCGCTCCTGATGCACATACGTACGCGTATATAAGTCTCTTGAACAACatattaatttaataacaataaagaAAACATGAAACTCATCTCCTGGATGTGTTGTTGTCTGTTTTGCATTTGCTTCGGAGGCCCGttaattttttttcctttttgaaTCATTGTTTCCCGCGCGATTTTCTGGGAGATTGATTTTTactgttttcttttaattttttattacggGGGAAATTTATCGACAAATTGGGAATTTGATTCTTCTTTTAACGTTCCGATAGCTTCTTAGTTTTGGAATTTTTGCCTTTTTGATTTCGGTAAATCCATAAACTACGGATTTGATAAATGATCGTTTTAAATATATGATGCatgtatttcaatattttgtacgtatattttatatgatattaGGTAATCTATTGTTTTGTATTTTTTCGGACAGGTTTTGTGCAGACTTCGCAACGaaggaaataaataataaatgttcATATTACTGTGATCATGGTAGCATTAATAACCATTGCTAGTACGATAATTACAattcttatttattttctttaattaatatttacctAATTGTGATCACCTAAATTCTGTTTATAATTAAGAAAATCAAATTCCATTTCATTTTTGTGCCCTTGCAAAGAACAGATCtagttatatttatttaaatttaacacttAATAATCCGCATGCATTTTTTAAAGATGCTGTATACTAGTTGCCAATGGTAAGTACCTTCGCCGATCAAATTTTGTATTTCGCGATTAACGCAATGAATGACAAAtcgatttcattaaaatttactgGTCTCTGCGTGCCTCTGCTAgtcactgctgaccactcctgatatttctgacaacgtataacgattgctgCTGACTGCTGCCAGTCTCTATTGGCAGAGGCTgatcgtctcgtgggagtcgatagAGAAAGGCCCACATTagccttcttgctcttgaacaactgaaatccaactGCCCAAACTACCAAATCGCGAAACAGGTGGGAGAGAATGACAGTAAACAGATGGTACGAAGgatagaaaatttattcaattcGCTGTACAAGAATATTTATACACAGGAGATTTACAAAACAAATGGTCGATTATTTGATTAAACGAATGTCCTCCGTGTGTAACGAGTCTTAATAATTAGGAGACGAACGCGGGTCGTCGGAAGATGCAATTTTAACAAGTGAAATATGGCCGGTTAATCTGTACTTAATGTTACCCGCCAGGTACGTAAAGGCACTTGGAATACGCGGACGGCTAGACAGTGATCATTTCTCCTCGCTTGCTAGCAATTGGTAGAAATTCATAACCGCTGGTGTGGCGCTAGAGAGGGAACGAGAATTGGCTACAGGTGGTCCCGGGCAAATCAATGTAGTTAGCGTGTCTCGGTGAATACGTGAGCGGCCTCGATGTACCTCGCAACATGCAGCCTCTGATCCCACCCATGATGATGATATTGCACGGTGTAGGCACCTTACTCGTCTTACGTACCGTTCACCTCGCTGAATTCCACATGTTTATTGTAATTAGAACATTCAAATGGTAATCCGGCTGCATTCGCGAAACGAGATAGAACAAAATACTCAAACGCGTAAGCTTCGCGTTGCGCGATAATTCGAGAGCACCGTACCCACGGCCGCAACCAAAAACTGGGCGATTCCCTATTCACGGGCTAATTGAAAATTGAACGTGATAAATAATAAGCAACGGCGTTAACGTTTGCACGACGCACGCGTGTACCTGGCCAAGGTTCCAGGTAAGGGACATTTCGCGATGCTCGTTATGCTCTTACGTTCGTTTACGTGGAATGTACAATTCTGACAAAGCGATCCAAATCTGGGCGTGTAGAAAAATTGATCAACATTTCATCGAGGAAGAAACCATaaagttgattttaatatatattattaatctAAAAATAATCGTTTCCGTTCAAGCCTCGAACCTTGAATCGCTTTGTAAGAATCAGCGCAGAAAAAGAAGATAAACAGTATTAAATAGAAAGCAATGAGCATATGTATGTACATGTATCCAATCGAAACGAATAACTTCGAACGTATAAAGAAATAATATTCTCTGCAGAAACAAATATATTCTTTGTTATCAAACTTGGGCAAACCTTGAACGGCGATAATCCACAGGCCCGATGCATATTTGCAGTATCAAATTATAGCTAGATTTGGTAAACTTGTTTGATTCAAGTAATTTGTGTTTATATCGCGTGGTCGCTGTTCGTGGGATCGTCCGAGTCCTCGTCAGAATCTTCTTGTTCGACGAGGAATTCTGGAAAATTTAAAGCTAGAACTTCTTGTCGCGCCAGCTCCTGCAGGTATGGATACAAGGATATCAGTTTGTACTGACTGATACACTCCACTACCCAATCGTGGGCAACTGGCACAGCACGAGCCTTCTTGTACCAGCCTGCTAAAGTACAAACATATCGACGTCAACAATGTAAAGAGTTTATTTCGAGATCTTATTTTGCATAAGATTGCCATTTTATATGGGAATTGGAGATATTGTTACACTGGttcaaacaatttttcaaactttCGTTCTTCATTCACTCAACACATTCATCAAACGATCACGCAAATTGCACTTTTGCTATAATAGTAGTTTCTGCTGCATCCAAATATTACTTTTAACGCATATAATTGTCCTTTGCAAGCACAGTTTCAAACAGGGGCTGATAAATCTTTGTACGATACGCTCGGTTAATTATATGTGAAATAATAAGCTCACCAATGATTTCGTAGTTGTAAAagttggcttggaccacgatgaCTTTCAACCTCCTCTTTTCAACGGCTAGGGCATCCACGGTTTCGACCACAGTGGCACCAATAGCACGTAACAACTCCTAAAAAAGAACGTATTCTTAAGCCGAGGAACTTGGCAGGGATTCAACTGCAAATAGCATAGCAAGATTGGATAGCaggaaaatgtaaataaatgcATTTCTTGGACTtgataatatacaggatgttcggccacccctgggaaaaattttaatagagaattctagaggtcaaaataagacgaaaatcaagaataccaatttgttgatggaggcttcgttaaaaagttattaacaattgtattaaaaaatttcaaatcgttctggaaaaattattttcggttgcgggggtcgattataattatttttgatgaatagatatacccccgaaatcctacccagtttcgagaaaaaaattcgagaatgtgtgaaatttttcgacaaaattaaaaaatttcaaatcgttctaaaaaaattatttttgattgcagggaccaattgtaatcatttttggtcaatagacatatcctcgaaatcctaaccattttcgagaaaaaaattccttaccgaaaatgtaatttctggccagaaatgtctgcccgaattttcatgcgaatctttaaaacgtcataacttctgaacggattggacgattttaatgtttaaaaaagcaaactacgcgtattttgatagagaatatgtagaaattctaaaaatattgaaaaagttgctccttgacctcgtaaaatgagaaaaaccccatcaaaatggttcaattttcaaacagccataactcctacaattgtgaatatattccaatgaaacttttttctgaagtagagctcatgggtacctacaaaaaagtattagacaatttttctgtagggtgtcaaacaaaattactaaaagtgaaaaaggaatttttaagaaaaatcgatagggggtaggggtgcctaaatttttcggcgaaattgaaaagtttcaaatcgttctggaaaaattattttcggttgcggggatcaattataatcatttttgatgaatagacatactcccgaaatcttatccactttcgagaaaaaaattcagtattgacagaactttaaacgttaataacttcttgacgaagccaccatcaacaaattggtattcttgattttcgtcttattttggcctctagaatttcccattaaaatttttctcaggggtggccgaacaccttgtatacggcGAACAGATTTTCATTACAAACTGCACGACTTTTGGCTTGCAACATATGAAACGCGCTCTTGTTCTCCGGTCGAGgcggaaacaatccattaagaaAAGGATTTCTACTTATCTTTGCAATCTTATGCTCGAATAACTTTAGTTTATAATACTTAATACTCGCGAATAACAGTCATTGGGAATGTTACAAAATAACAGGTGCATAAACGATGAGTTTTATCTTTTCAAAAGCCAGGAAATATTTTTTACCTGATACTGTTCGACGGTGACGTCCACGTAGGGTCCGATGAAGAGGAACACGAAGTCTTCGAATAAATTATTGTTATGCCTTAACCGCGACTTTCGAGGACCAGCCTCGAGAGTCCTGCTGTCCACCGCCTCGTAGGGTTCCTCGCTTATTAATTTCTTCTCCTTCAAGCAATCGGTGACCCACTGGTCCACGACGATCCATTTTCTATGAGCGATTCCTTGCAAGTACTTGAGCGTTTTACTCGCCCCGTTATTCTCCTTGTCAGCTTTTACGATAACGTGCGTCACTTCGGGATCGAATTGAGTCACGTATCGCGCGTTCACGATACTTGCCAGCCTCTTCACGTGTTCAATTTGAGCCTGTCCCAGACCGCTGCAAACGAAACGCAACTTTTGCCTGGCAAAGCTTTGTACAGTGTTTCCCGACACGTTCGTCGTTCGTTTATCGTTCGTACTCGTCGCTGGCTTGAATCCCTTAtcttccgtgcgcttcgtgccgACCTCGAAATTATTCTTCCTGCTCGTCTGCGCTATCGGCGTGCTCTCGCAAAGAGGATGGATCCTCCTCTTGCAAAGCGGTGTGCTCCTCCTCGAATTCATTCCAACGACCGTCGACGGAGTCCTCGCGAACTGTTTCACGCCGATCCTCGATATCGGCGATATGCTCGAACTACTTTTCGTCGTCGCGCTGGTCGGTTGGACGCTGCTTTCGATTATTATTAGAGGGAACAAGCGTTATTTCATTGCGAGACGatataaaaaaattcttttctttatTTAGTTTTTTGGATTTTCCGTGCATCGAGTAACGAAGAGGGTTTTTATCGGGAAGAATGAGAGATTAGAGTGAATGTGTTAGACAGTAAAGACAAGTAAAATCTGATGACTACTATGATAGAAGATAATTAACGAGGAATTACTGTATTTCACATATTACAATTTGAACGTGGCTGACAATACAGGGGAAAATACGCGAATGGATAATTACTCGCGCTCGAGAATGACGCAGAGAGTAAAGCAGTGACAAAAGTCTCGCGTTACTTACGCCTTCGCCTTGTCGTCAGGAGTGTTCTCGACAATGTCGTCTTCTTCGGCCGAGTGTTCGGCGTCCTGGATATTTCAAAGTGGAGTAAGTCTTTGAGAATGACGAACAAGGGGTCTTATTTATCTCGTGAGCGGCGAAATGGATAGTCGCGTCGAATAATAAATGCCACTACGGACTAATACCAGCAAATAAATGGCAATTACGTTTATTTCAAAAGCGACTGAACCCGTGCGAGCTGAGATCTAAATAAAAATCAATGAAAGTTGCAGCCCGATCGAATCTCAATCCGGGGAGGAATTTTAGATGGCAGTACTTTCTGTTCTAATGCTAATTTTAGGCCTGTACACCCCATAGACTTTTATATCAATAATTATTTCGTAACTTTTAATAAAAAGGAACCAATcactaatgaaaaaaaaataacaaaccgTTCGTTTCGCATCGAAGGGTCCAGTTACCGCATTCTTGGTCGGAGTCTTTTGTTCCCTCGTCTCTTTCTTCCTATCAGGCTGCATCTTGGGGTTCGTCGATTTGCCAAACAGATCCTCCTCGAATTGCTTAATTTGCAAATAATGTTGCGTGACGTCCATAAGAGAATCTTGCTCGTAACTCGTCGCTTCCATGTTTGCATTCCCCGCCGCTTTGTCATTGTCGGCTAACGGATCGCTCGCCGACTTGTCCCAAGTATTCTTCCTCGATTCTTTGCTCACTCTCCCCTGCAATTCATCACCGTGCATCGGGTTCCTCTTCCTATCAACGACGTTCGCGTATCCCGGCGTCAGGGTTTTCTCATCGTCGCTGAAACTTTCGTTCAATAGCTCCGATTCCTTGTATTTGTTCTCCTTATCGGAACTGCAAGATTTATGGAGCTCAGGATCGTCCTTGTTCAGGGATCGCGGCTTGCTCTTAGAATACTCGTTGAGTATTGCTTCCGTGTCGACGTTGGCCATAATTTCGTCGAAGTTGTCGTGCATCATAGCCTCTCGTCTCTGGTCAGAATCTTTTTTATCGTCGCTGGACTCGGTCGCGAGCTTTTGTATATCTCTTATCCTGTCCACTGTCGAGCCAAAGTCCGGAGAATCGGAATCGAACGCTCCTCTGTTCTGAGAAGAAGTTTCTTGCCTTTTAACGTGAAAGCTTCGTCCATCGGAGCTCGAACCAATGTCGATCGTAGATGGTTGTCTGTAAATCGGGGTATAGACTTTGTTGGGTATCTTGGACGTTAACGAGTCTTTCTTCGTCTCTCTGGACGCGTGCATGAAAGCCGAGAAAGCACAAGTTTGCTCCACTTTTCCTTTCTTCGCGTGCCTCTCGGTTGCATTCAAGTCCTTGTACCAATTGCTCGCTATCGCATTCAGCTCCATATCGCAGTCGGAGTCCGAAGACAACGGCCGTTTCCGTTTGGTCATCTGAGACGCTGCGACCTGATCACTGTTTACTTCGTTGTCCAAGCAGGCAAGTTCCAGAGAATCCGTGCCTGAACCACGCAACGTCGAAATCCTCTTGAACACCTTCTTCTCGTCCTCCTGGCTCTCCCTACTGTCAGTGTCCGTATCAGAGCTCAGCAACACCGTTTCCAAGGGCTTGGTGCTCGGAATAGTCGAGTTGGAGTGGAATTCTTTAGCCACCGTAACGTTCTTTGGCGTGGTGGTTCCGGTATCAATGATCTCCGGCCGTTTCACGTACGTAGCCTTCGATAAGAAACTTTCGCCGGAATGACAGGAGCCGCCATCTTGCAGATCTTCCGCGTCCATCGATTTCCTCTTTGTTCCTTCGAGCTTATCGCCGCCGTCCACCCTTTTCCGCTTTTTATCCGACGCGGAAGACGAATCGGACTGCGAAGTTTCGCGTACTTGCTGAGATCTGAGTATCAGAGCCCTCGAATGCACACCCTTTATATCGGAGAAGTTGCTCCTCTTCGCGCTGGAAACAGCCATCTTGGATACTCGTGGATCGTCGGTGGTGGGCGAATCCAAAGAAAGAAACTTCAGCTGGGAGTCCTTCTTCGGCGATAACATCCTGATGGCGGTTTTGGGCGCTATCTTTCTAACAACCTCAGGCTTCTTCTCCTCGTTGTCGGGCATGGTTACGAAAAGTACGTCGTTGGTCGCTCGATACTGACTCTCGTCTAGGTTAGCCAATACACCTGGCGGTTTCGACGCGATATTCGATGGTCCAGGTTGAACGAACGCAGAAGCTTCTTCCTCTGTTGGCAAAATACTCTCCATTTCATCCTGCGGCGTAACGTTCACCGAGATTCGCGTATTATTCCCGAAACGACACTCAGACGCTAGTTTCTGAGTACTCAGGCCCTGCAATGTCGACGAATTGCACGGATTTTGCAACCTTAGCTCCGAATACTCTTGGTGAATCGACTTCGGCAGGATCGAGCCCAAATGCAAGAAAGTGACGCGTTTCTTACGGTGTTTGTAAACCTTGCCCAACTTTTTAAACGTAACGAAACGTTTGTTCTGTCCTCTGTCCTCTTTCTTGCTCCTATTTTCGTTGGAACTCGTGGAGTACGCGTAACCAGCATCCGGTCTATTGCTTCCCTCGGATTTGTCCTTCGTCTCCGACGTTAATCTCGTCCTGGTGCTCTCGTCCTCATCTATTTCTCGATACAAATCGCGTTTCACGGTCTCCAGCCGCGCTACGTCGTTCGATTTCCGAGACTCTTCCGATTTAGGGTCGGTGCTTCGTCGTTTCAGAGACAATCTGCTGCAGGTGGGCGTTTGCTCGATCACCTCCGTCTCCAAGAAGCTGTCCCCGCACAACAAATCCGGACTGAGGTTGTTCGATCGGACGAAAGCCTTCTCCATCGACGTCTTCGGAGGCATCGTTCTGCTTTCGTATCTGCGATCCACGCTCGGACCAGCGACACCGATTATGTCCTTCATCTGACTATTGTTCAAGTCCGTTATATGCACGTGCTCGCCTTCTTTCAGCGCGATGAACGACGTCCCTTCAGCTTGGGTCTCTTTCATAGATTCGTTGTGTTTCTCTTTCGTAGGTGTTTGCTCGTTTGACAGACGCTTCTCCATGCTTTCGGAAGGATTACCTTCCTCGTCCCTCTCTGTATCTCTAATTGGTCCCGATTTGATGGCttccttttcaatttcgtcgagcgATCGCGAATATCTATTGCTCTTGTTCTCGATGCTGACGTCCAAAGACTTCAGCTTCCTCGCTCGCTTCTTTTTCCGCAATTCTTTGCCGAATCGCGCGACGCTGGACCAGTTCTGCTTCACCGAGGGCAGCATGTCGCACGGCGACGTCCTGTCGACATGCTGCCCTCGTTGAAGCAGCACTGGTTCGTCCATTGTTCTCTCCTGATCTTTGGTATCGTCGTTCGATCTCGATATACTTGGAAGTACTCTTCGATTCTCCGCCTTAGAATACGTTCGATGTGTTTTAACAGCAACCTTCGTCGATCTGGAAATGTCGCTTTCGGCTTTCTTGTCGATTTGGGAGACGGAAGACATCGTGGTGTCGTCGAGATTGCATTCGTCGTGCATCGATTGGGTTTTGTTAGGATCGTCCAACGGTTCGTCGTTTGGCAAAGATTCCAGCCAAGTTTGTACTTTGACGTCCATCgagttctcctcgctgccgttgAATTCGTCAGGAGGCAGAACAGCGATGCCCGACAAGGCATATTTGTTCAGAAATTTCGTTATATCGCTGCCCTCGGTGCTGTTCTTCTTACCCTTGCTGTTTCTGGGTACAATTTTACGCGTTCGCGCGCAACTTTTCGATTGAGAAGTACGCGGTGCTTTCAACGACGACTCGACGTACGAACAACTTGGCCCATAGTGTTCCTCTGCGTCGAGTTTATGGGGTTCCATGGGGTCCGACGAGCTGCTTTCCCGCGTGCTTTGTGGTCTTGCGGTGTGCAAGGATACTGTAACACGCATAGTCCATTGCTACGAGCACGCTGATAACAACATGTCGAACTTGATTCTTTCAAGATTCCAGATTTAAGCTTCTGATATTGGGAGCAATGATAAATGCAGTGGAATTCTAaccattttttaaacatcaCAGATAAGTAAAATTTTTAAAGGAGGACCTGTTAAATGTCCTTCACGGAAGTTCGACCACGGAAACGGTGCATGCAAAAGTTAAGACCTCGTAAAACGCTGATGTTTTATATAGCtgtaggaagcagcatgatcccAAACAACGTTGGGACTTGAATTTTTTAAAGGCTTGGCTTCGCTCTGAAGAACGGATAGCTGACCTGAGAGAACATGATATCGCGACGAGCAGAGAATCGTATTTTAAGTTTCGTGTTTCTTTTAGCAACAAAGACAAAGCGATAAGGCGTCAGCTATTTTTAACTGGTGATTCTACGTATTTTTCCATGTAATGATCGAATCGATTGATAGAAGATAAAATAACTATCGGTGAATCGGTATTACTCACTGTCGATGCCAGAGTCCAGTTTAACTGCTTCGATTAGTTCTTCTAATTTGTTGACGTACATTTCCACGCACT
It encodes the following:
- the LOC143341836 gene encoding uncharacterized protein LOC143341836 isoform X1; amino-acid sequence: MEQVFATADKLSKVIRNMQQCLQCTICLHTISEPMRTRCGHRFCRKCIQTVLQSKNALCPLCNTNLPRRGISKDECVEMYVNKLEELIEAVKLDSGIDISLHTARPQSTRESSSSDPMEPHKLDAEEHYGPSCSYVESSLKAPRTSQSKSCARTRKIVPRNSKGKKNSTEGSDITKFLNKYALSGIAVLPPDEFNGSEENSMDVKVQTWLESLPNDEPLDDPNKTQSMHDECNLDDTTMSSVSQIDKKAESDISRSTKVAVKTHRTYSKAENRRVLPSISRSNDDTKDQERTMDEPVLLQRGQHVDRTSPCDMLPSVKQNWSSVARFGKELRKKKRARKLKSLDVSIENKSNRYSRSLDEIEKEAIKSGPIRDTERDEEGNPSESMEKRLSNEQTPTKEKHNESMKETQAEGTSFIALKEGEHVHITDLNNSQMKDIIGVAGPSVDRRYESRTMPPKTSMEKAFVRSNNLSPDLLCGDSFLETEVIEQTPTCSRLSLKRRSTDPKSEESRKSNDVARLETVKRDLYREIDEDESTRTRLTSETKDKSEGSNRPDAGYAYSTSSNENRSKKEDRGQNKRFVTFKKLGKVYKHRKKRVTFLHLGSILPKSIHQEYSELRLQNPCNSSTLQGLSTQKLASECRFGNNTRISVNVTPQDEMESILPTEEEASAFVQPGPSNIASKPPGVLANLDESQYRATNDVLFVTMPDNEEKKPEVVRKIAPKTAIRMLSPKKDSQLKFLSLDSPTTDDPRVSKMAVSSAKRSNFSDIKGVHSRALILRSQQVRETSQSDSSSASDKKRKRVDGGDKLEGTKRKSMDAEDLQDGGSCHSGESFLSKATYVKRPEIIDTGTTTPKNVTVAKEFHSNSTIPSTKPLETVLLSSDTDTDSRESQEDEKKVFKRISTLRGSGTDSLELACLDNEVNSDQVAASQMTKRKRPLSSDSDCDMELNAIASNWYKDLNATERHAKKGKVEQTCAFSAFMHASRETKKDSLTSKIPNKVYTPIYRQPSTIDIGSSSDGRSFHVKRQETSSQNRGAFDSDSPDFGSTVDRIRDIQKLATESSDDKKDSDQRREAMMHDNFDEIMANVDTEAILNEYSKSKPRSLNKDDPELHKSCSSDKENKYKESELLNESFSDDEKTLTPGYANVVDRKRNPMHGDELQGRVSKESRKNTWDKSASDPLADNDKAAGNANMEATSYEQDSLMDVTQHYLQIKQFEEDLFGKSTNPKMQPDRKKETREQKTPTKNAVTGPFDAKRTDAEHSAEEDDIVENTPDDKAKASVQPTSATTKSSSSISPISRIGVKQFARTPSTVVGMNSRRSTPLCKRRIHPLCESTPIAQTSRKNNFEVGTKRTEDKGFKPATSTNDKRTTNVSGNTVQSFARQKLRFVCSGLGQAQIEHVKRLASIVNARYVTQFDPEVTHVIVKADKENNGASKTLKYLQGIAHRKWIVVDQWVTDCLKEKKLISEEPYEAVDSRTLEAGPRKSRLRHNNNLFEDFVFLFIGPYVDVTVEQYQELLRAIGATVVETVDALAVEKRRLKVIVVQANFYNYEIIAGWYKKARAVPVAHDWVVECISQYKLISLYPYLQELARQEVLALNFPEFLVEQEDSDEDSDDPTNSDHAI
- the LOC143341836 gene encoding uncharacterized protein LOC143341836 isoform X3, yielding MEQVFATADKLSKVIRNMQQCLQCTICLHTISEPMRTRCGHRFCRKCIQTVLQSKNALCPLCNTNLPRRGISKDECVEMYVNKLEELIEAVKLDSGIDISLHTARPQSTRESSSSDPMEPHKLDAEEHYGPSCSYVESSLKAPRTSQSKSCARTRKIVPRNSKGKKNSTEGSDITKFLNKYALSGIAVLPPDEFNGSEENSMDVKVQTWLESLPNDEPLDDPNKTQSMHDECNLDDTTMSSVSQIDKKAESDISRSTKVAVKTHRTYSKAENRRVLPSISRSNDDTKDQERTMDEPVLLQRGQHVDRTSPCDMLPSVKQNWSSVARFGKELRKKKRARKLKSLDVSIENKSNRYSRSLDEIEKEAIKSGPIRDTERDEEGNPSESMEKRLSNEQTPTKEKHNESMKETQAEGTSFIALKEGEHVHITDLNNSQMKDIIGVAGPSVDRRYESRTMPPKTSMEKAFVRSNNLSPDLLCGDSFLETEVIEQTPTCSRLSLKRRSTDPKSEESRKSNDVARLETVKRDLYREIDEDESTRTRLTSETKDKSEGSNRPDAGYAYSTSSNENRSKKEDRGQNKRFVTFKKLGKVYKHRKKRVTFLHLGSILPKSIHQEYSELRLQNPCNSSTLQGLSTQKLASECRFGNNTRISVNVTPQDEMESILPTEEEASAFVQPGPSNIASKPPGVLANLDESQYRATNDVLFVTMPDNEEKKPEVVRKIAPKTAIRMLSPKKDSQLKFLSLDSPTTDDPRVSKMAVSSAKRSNFSDIKGVHSRALILRSQQVRETSQSDSSSASDKKRKRVDGGDKLEGTKRKSMDAEDLQDGGSCHSGESFLSKATYVKRPEIIDTGTTTPKNVTVAKEFHSNSTIPSTKPLETVLLSSDTDTDSRESQEDEKKVFKRISTLRGSGTDSLELACLDNEVNSDQVAASQMTKRKRPLSSDSDCDMELNAIASNWYKDLNATERHAKKGKVEQTCAFSAFMHASRETKKDSLTSKIPNKVYTPIYRQPSTIDIGSSSDGRSFHVKRQETSSQNRGAFDSDSPDFGSTVDRIRDIQKLATESSDDKKDSDQRREAMMHDNFDEIMANVDTEAILNEYSKSKPRSLNKDDPELHKSCSSDKENKYKESELLNESFSDDEKTLTPGYANVVDRKRNPMHGDELQGRVSKESRKNTWDKSASDPLADNDKAAGNANMEATSYEQDSLMDVTQHYLQIKQFEEDLFGKSTNPKMQPDRKKETREQKTPTKNAVTGPFDAKRTDAEHSAEEDDIVENTPDDKAKASVQPTSATTKSSSSISPISRIGVKQFARTPSTVVGMNSRRSTPLCKRRIHPLCESTPIAQTSRKNNFEVGTKRTEDKGFKPATSTNDKRTTNVSGNTVQSFARQKLRFVCSGLGQAQIEHVKRLASIVNARYVTQFDPEVTHVIVKADKENNGASKTLKYLQGIAHRKWIVVDQWVTDCLKEKKLISEEPYEAVDSRTLEAGPRKSRLRHNNNLFEDFVFLFIGPYVDVTVEQYQELLRAIGATVVETVDALAVEKRRLKVIVVQANFYNYEIIGWYKKARAVPVAHDWVVECISQYKLISLYPYLQELARQEVLALNFPEFLVEQEDSDEDSDDPTNSDHAI